A single Leifsonia sp. 1010 DNA region contains:
- a CDS encoding NYN domain-containing protein, protein MSEPGDGRVAVYIDFDNIVISRYDQVHGRGSYMRDRPKSSSTAPKAGFAEKLAEARVDLGAVIDFSSSFGTLVLTRAYADWSSAVNAEYRGQLVGRAVDLVQLFPAAAYAKNGADIRLAVDAVEDLFRLPELTHVVIVAGDSDYIPLAQRVKRLGRYVIGIGVAGSTAKSLAAACDEFVSYDDLPGIARDEAEDADDVEVEAGTEPVTAVAAEPAGDQADGAAAEPETVDASAPAADAASEPPQRAKRGSRKRAAATTSTGDADEEQSEDPQHVATRLLARAMQLGHEKDDSPWLHSSTVKGQMKRMDPSFSEKALGYRSFSDFIKSRGDLVELDDSSTAQMLRLAPTRPRRARHSGRAADRVSAT, encoded by the coding sequence ATGAGTGAACCCGGAGACGGCCGTGTCGCTGTCTACATAGACTTCGACAACATCGTCATATCCCGTTACGACCAGGTGCATGGTCGTGGCTCCTACATGCGCGATCGGCCCAAGTCGAGCTCGACCGCGCCGAAGGCGGGCTTCGCCGAGAAACTGGCGGAAGCGCGCGTCGACCTGGGTGCGGTAATCGACTTCTCCTCGTCGTTCGGCACGTTGGTGCTGACGCGGGCGTACGCCGACTGGTCGTCCGCCGTCAACGCCGAGTACCGCGGCCAGCTGGTCGGCCGCGCGGTCGACCTCGTGCAGCTCTTCCCGGCCGCCGCCTACGCCAAGAACGGCGCCGACATCCGGCTCGCGGTCGACGCGGTCGAAGACCTGTTCCGGCTTCCCGAGCTCACGCACGTGGTGATCGTCGCGGGCGACTCGGACTACATCCCGCTGGCCCAGCGGGTGAAGCGCCTCGGGCGCTACGTGATCGGGATCGGCGTCGCCGGCTCGACCGCCAAATCGCTCGCCGCGGCCTGCGACGAATTCGTCAGCTACGACGACCTCCCGGGCATCGCCCGTGACGAGGCGGAGGACGCGGACGACGTCGAGGTCGAGGCGGGCACCGAGCCGGTGACGGCGGTGGCCGCGGAGCCCGCGGGTGACCAGGCCGATGGCGCCGCCGCGGAACCCGAGACGGTGGATGCGTCGGCTCCGGCCGCGGACGCCGCCTCCGAGCCGCCGCAGCGGGCGAAGCGCGGAAGCCGCAAGCGTGCCGCTGCGACGACCAGCACGGGGGATGCGGACGAAGAGCAGAGCGAGGACCCGCAGCACGTCGCCACGCGACTCCTCGCCCGCGCCATGCAGCTCGGCCACGAGAAGGACGACTCGCCGTGGCTGCACAGCTCGACGGTCAAGGGCCAGATGAAGCGGATGGACCCGTCCTTCAGCGAGAAGGCCCTCGGTTACCGATCGTTCAGCGACTTCATCAAGTCGCGCGGCGACCTGGTCGAGCTCGACGACAGCTCGACGGCCCAGATGCTCCGGCTCGCGCCGACCCGTCCCCGCCGTGCGCGGCACAGCGGCCGCGCTGCGGATCGCGTCTCCGCCACCTGA
- a CDS encoding phage tail protein, with product MPYVVDFEKVSTVGLESSPVADALAGLRANEARYYRNKYDHVFTVGTAEEEQDAVDRVARVLKEERGIVIASPALEATDFEVDGIRMTYVFYESGLSINVMYALAEGGKRAVGFKLSDGMDVPEELSSFKFARQKSRLAGTIRGSYFVIKGEY from the coding sequence ATGCCGTACGTCGTCGACTTCGAGAAAGTCTCCACCGTCGGGCTGGAGTCGTCGCCCGTGGCGGACGCGCTCGCCGGCCTCCGCGCGAACGAAGCGCGGTACTACCGCAACAAGTACGACCACGTCTTCACCGTCGGCACCGCCGAGGAAGAGCAGGATGCGGTGGACCGGGTCGCACGGGTCCTGAAAGAGGAGCGCGGCATCGTCATTGCGTCTCCGGCGCTCGAGGCCACGGACTTCGAGGTCGACGGGATTCGGATGACGTACGTCTTCTACGAGTCCGGGCTGTCGATCAACGTGATGTACGCGCTCGCCGAGGGCGGCAAGCGGGCGGTCGGCTTCAAGCTCTCCGACGGGATGGACGTGCCGGAGGAGTTGTCCTCGTTCAAGTTCGCGCGCCAGAAGTCCCGGCTCGCGGGAACCATCCGCGGCTCCTACTTCGTGATCAAGGGCGAGTACTGA
- a CDS encoding NADP-dependent oxidoreductase — protein sequence MASQKTARQWRATRWGGPETWEFAEVEVPDPRQGEVTIEVRAAGVNPADYKHVSATREGLELPVPIGYEVAGVVAAIGPDTEIASGGGAVGDAVVAFRIQGGYATAVTVPAKDVFAKPARLADEEAANLLLVGTTAAQMLDVTDVRAGETILVHGASGAVGVSILQQAAEIGARVIGTASEASFARVRRFGGLPIAYGPGLAERATEAAQGPIAAALDTVGTEEAVDVSLDLVPDRRRIVTIVASQRAQQEGFHAVFGAQPESQAFRDSVRGSLLELAGSGRLQVPVARTYPLADAPEALAFLKEGHPGGKLALLP from the coding sequence ATGGCGAGCCAGAAGACAGCACGACAGTGGCGAGCGACCCGCTGGGGCGGGCCGGAGACGTGGGAGTTCGCGGAGGTCGAGGTCCCCGACCCTCGACAGGGCGAGGTCACGATCGAGGTCCGCGCCGCGGGCGTCAACCCGGCCGACTACAAGCACGTGTCGGCAACCCGGGAGGGCCTGGAGCTCCCGGTCCCGATCGGCTACGAGGTGGCCGGCGTCGTCGCGGCCATCGGTCCGGACACCGAGATCGCGTCCGGCGGCGGGGCCGTCGGCGACGCGGTCGTCGCGTTCCGCATCCAGGGCGGCTATGCCACCGCCGTCACCGTGCCGGCGAAGGACGTCTTCGCCAAACCCGCCCGGCTGGCCGATGAGGAGGCCGCCAACCTCCTGCTCGTCGGCACGACGGCCGCCCAGATGCTCGACGTGACCGATGTGCGCGCGGGCGAGACCATCCTCGTGCACGGAGCGTCGGGTGCCGTCGGCGTGAGCATCCTCCAGCAGGCGGCCGAGATCGGCGCGCGCGTCATCGGGACGGCGAGCGAGGCGAGCTTCGCCCGGGTGCGTCGCTTCGGCGGCCTGCCGATCGCCTACGGCCCCGGGCTCGCAGAGCGCGCCACGGAAGCCGCCCAGGGGCCGATCGCCGCGGCTCTCGACACGGTCGGCACGGAGGAGGCCGTCGACGTCTCCCTCGACCTCGTCCCCGACCGGCGGCGCATCGTCACCATCGTCGCCTCTCAACGTGCACAGCAGGAGGGCTTCCACGCCGTCTTCGGCGCCCAGCCGGAGAGCCAGGCGTTCCGCGACTCCGTCCGCGGCTCACTCCTCGAGCTGGCGGGCAGCGGCCGGCTCCAGGTCCCCGTGGCGCGCACGTATCCTCTCGCCGACGCTCCGGAGGCGCTCGCGTTCCTGAAGGAGGGCCACCCGGGCGGCAAGCTCGCGCTGCTGCCCTGA
- a CDS encoding DUF4287 domain-containing protein has protein sequence MSFQAYLDAVEEKTGKTPRELVAEAGERGFGPGSKAGDILAWLKDDYGLGRGHGMAMVHVITKGPEIDTKFVGTDGVHRDESATLWLDGKATKPAG, from the coding sequence ATGTCGTTTCAGGCGTACCTCGACGCCGTCGAGGAGAAGACCGGCAAGACGCCGCGCGAACTCGTCGCGGAGGCGGGGGAGCGCGGGTTCGGTCCGGGCAGCAAGGCGGGCGACATCCTCGCCTGGCTGAAGGACGACTACGGGCTGGGCCGCGGACACGGGATGGCGATGGTGCACGTGATCACCAAGGGCCCGGAGATCGACACGAAGTTCGTCGGCACCGACGGCGTGCACCGGGATGAGTCGGCGACGCTGTGGCTGGACGGCAAGGCGACCAAGCCGGCCGGCTGA
- a CDS encoding MFS transporter, translating to MSRSDDPARPRTGAAVAALSLGTLLNPLNSSMIAVALVPLQHDFGVDVTAVTWVITSFYLASAAGQPLMGRLGDRFGPRRLFLFGMLVVVLACALTPFAGSLAAVCVGRVALAVGTATAFPSAIALLRPLAATSGVGTPRLLGRIQIANTSGAAIGPVLGGALITFLGWQSIFWVNVPLALIAFVGVWFFAPRDAERERVPLGRTLAESDIPGILLFIATLTSLLVFLLDLEPQPLWWLLPVCAVAAALFVWRELRTAHPFLDLRLLAANRRLLLVYLSFAIFNVVYYSAFFGLPQYLQTHGGYSAGVAGLLMFPLAAVTIVVTPFAARAIESVGLRPTLITGAIALVVGAALLAVAAATTAPWVVLVLTAALGIPYCVVSIGMNQALYSAARPEDSGVAAGIFQTSRYVGAIVATTVLGLLFSGGTTAGSWLAAVGVATVLAVVHLALLVFVRPGRAGRSGRAASSAS from the coding sequence GTGAGCCGCTCCGACGACCCTGCGCGCCCGCGCACCGGGGCGGCCGTCGCCGCGCTCAGCCTCGGCACGCTGCTGAACCCGCTCAACTCGTCGATGATCGCGGTGGCCCTCGTGCCGCTGCAGCACGACTTCGGTGTGGATGTGACGGCGGTGACCTGGGTCATCACCTCGTTCTACCTGGCGTCGGCCGCGGGCCAGCCGCTGATGGGCCGGCTCGGCGACCGCTTCGGGCCGCGCCGCCTGTTCCTGTTCGGGATGCTCGTCGTCGTACTCGCGTGCGCGCTCACGCCGTTCGCCGGGTCCCTCGCCGCCGTCTGCGTCGGCCGGGTGGCGCTGGCGGTGGGGACGGCGACCGCGTTCCCGTCGGCGATCGCCCTGCTGCGGCCGCTCGCCGCGACCTCCGGGGTCGGGACGCCACGACTGCTCGGCCGCATCCAGATCGCCAACACCTCCGGCGCCGCTATCGGGCCGGTGCTCGGCGGCGCGCTGATCACGTTCCTCGGCTGGCAGTCGATCTTCTGGGTGAACGTGCCGCTGGCCCTGATCGCCTTCGTCGGCGTGTGGTTCTTCGCTCCGCGCGACGCCGAACGGGAGCGGGTGCCGCTGGGTCGCACGCTCGCCGAGTCCGACATCCCCGGCATCCTGCTGTTCATCGCGACCCTGACGTCGCTGCTCGTCTTCCTCCTCGACCTGGAACCCCAGCCGCTCTGGTGGCTGCTGCCGGTGTGCGCCGTGGCTGCCGCGCTCTTCGTCTGGCGGGAGTTGCGCACGGCCCACCCGTTCCTCGACCTGCGGCTGCTGGCGGCGAACCGGCGCCTCCTGCTGGTGTACCTCAGCTTCGCGATCTTCAACGTCGTCTACTACTCCGCCTTCTTCGGCCTGCCGCAGTACCTGCAGACGCACGGCGGCTACAGCGCGGGCGTCGCCGGGCTGCTGATGTTCCCACTCGCGGCCGTGACCATCGTCGTCACGCCGTTCGCCGCGCGCGCGATCGAGTCCGTCGGGCTGCGGCCGACCCTGATCACCGGTGCGATCGCGCTCGTGGTCGGGGCTGCCCTCCTCGCCGTCGCCGCCGCGACGACGGCGCCCTGGGTCGTGCTGGTGCTCACGGCGGCGCTCGGCATCCCCTACTGCGTCGTCAGCATCGGGATGAATCAGGCGCTCTACTCGGCGGCCCGACCGGAGGACAGCGGTGTCGCCGCAGGCATCTTCCAGACGTCGCGCTATGTCGGGGCGATCGTCGCGACGACGGTGCTCGGGCTTCTGTTCAGCGGTGGGACGACCGCGGGCAGCTGGCTGGCGGCCGTCGGCGTCGCGACCGTGCTGGCGGTGGTGCACCTGGCGCTGCTGGTGTTCGTGCGACCCGGACGCGCGGGGCGGTCGGGTCGCGCGGCGTCCTCTGCTTCCTGA
- a CDS encoding alpha/beta family hydrolase has protein sequence MQIDVPTSVGPGRLTVSAAEHPAAVLWMGHGAGGGIEAADLAVLASRLPGEGITVVRYEQPWRVADKRVAARPATLDVAWQETAPRVRALAGDLPLVTGGRSAGARVACRTATALGARGVVCLAFPLHPPGKADRSRLDELLEPAVPVLVVQGGGDPFGSAALVASEVGAAEVGASAAAAAHRIRVVEVPGADHGMRVPKASPLGAAGVRDLIASTVAEFVRAVV, from the coding sequence ATGCAGATCGACGTCCCCACTTCGGTCGGCCCCGGCCGGCTGACCGTCTCCGCGGCCGAGCATCCCGCCGCGGTCCTTTGGATGGGTCACGGCGCCGGCGGCGGCATCGAGGCGGCCGACCTCGCTGTCCTCGCCTCCCGGCTGCCCGGCGAAGGCATCACGGTCGTCCGCTACGAGCAACCGTGGCGTGTCGCCGACAAGCGCGTGGCCGCCCGCCCGGCCACGCTCGACGTCGCCTGGCAGGAGACAGCCCCACGAGTGCGGGCGCTCGCCGGCGACCTCCCGCTGGTGACGGGTGGCCGCAGCGCGGGCGCACGAGTCGCCTGCCGGACCGCGACAGCGCTCGGCGCGCGCGGCGTTGTGTGTCTTGCGTTCCCGCTGCATCCGCCGGGAAAAGCCGACAGGTCGCGGCTGGACGAACTGCTCGAGCCGGCCGTCCCTGTGCTCGTCGTCCAGGGCGGAGGCGACCCGTTCGGGTCAGCGGCTCTCGTCGCGTCCGAAGTGGGTGCTGCGGAGGTCGGGGCATCCGCTGCCGCGGCCGCCCATCGTATCCGGGTGGTGGAGGTCCCGGGCGCCGATCACGGCATGCGGGTACCGAAGGCGTCCCCACTGGGCGCGGCCGGTGTGCGCGACCTCATCGCCTCGACGGTCGCCGAATTCGTCCGTGCGGTCGTGTGA